In one Oryzias latipes chromosome 13, ASM223467v1 genomic region, the following are encoded:
- the LOC105355397 gene encoding uncharacterized protein LOC105355397: MADEVEQLRDQVRQLQEANDRLLQHQASAGPANPRDFVDPPSPALLDRLMYLPRERKCPVFRGRVGVGIDDWVEEVEACVRARRLGALEKAFFIFDHLEGEAKEEIRYRPRCEREDPEKIINILRELYGCSSSYVALQEKFFSRTQQEGESLQEYSPALLSVMDKIKQTSPESVPQSDKLLRDQFIEHVLDPDLCRELKRLVRLTPQMSMWEARTTAIQWEREGRPGEDRRGGLYPVPSICAMQGSNVKPGAPPPSVGVIGPELVELRALILKQQEQINKLTDAMATLQRAPRQTRPNRAAIICRRCQQVGHYAKECDNERVRTRSPSTPSPQQADSGLNSQVVGN; the protein is encoded by the coding sequence ATGGCAGATGAAGTGGAGCAGTTAAGAGACCAGGTTCGCCAGCTTCAGGAGGCCAATGATCGGCTGCTACAGCACCAAGCTTCAGCCGGCCCAGCTAATCCCAGAGACTTTGTGGACCCACCAAGCCCGGCTTTGTTGGACAGATTGATGTACCTCCCCAGGGAGCGAAAGTGTCCAGTGTTCCGAGGGCGTGTGGGGGTGGGTATCGATGACTGGGTGGAGGAAGTTGAAGCTTGTGTACGTGCTAGACGCCTAGGTGCTCTTGAGAAAGCATTTTTCATCTTTGACCATTTAGAGGGTGAGGCTAAAGAGGAGATACGATATAGGCCGAGATGTGAGAGGGAAGACCCAGAAAAGATTATCAATATTCTGAGGGAGCTGTATGGGTGTTCAAGTTCTTATGTAGCCTTGCAAGAGAAATTTTTCTCCAGAACACAACAGGAGGGTGAATCCCTCCAAGAGTATTCTCCTGCCCTGCTCTCAGTCATGGACAAGATTAAGCAGACCTCCCCTGAGTCTGTGCCTCAATCAGACAAACTCTTGCGCGACCAGTTTATTGAACATGTCCTGGATCCAGACCTTTGTAGGGAGTTAAAAAGGCTGGTGCGTTTAACCCCGCAAATGTCTATGTGGGAGGCACGGACTACAGCAATTCAGTGGGAACGTGAAGGTAGACCAGGGGAGGATCGTCGTGGTGGCCTTTATCCAGTCCCTTCTATTTGTGCTATGCAAGGTTCAAATGTGAAGCCTGGCGCCCCTCCTCCCTCAGTTGGTGTCATTGGCCCTGAACTGGTGGAGTTGCGTGCTCTAATCTTAAAGCAACAGGAGCAGATTAATAAGCTGACTGATGCTATGGCTACATTACAGAGAGCACCGCGGCAAACTCGGCCAAACCGTGCAGCCATCATTTGTAGGCGATGCCAGCAAGTGGGTCATTATGCAAAAGAATGTGATAATGAACGCGTTCGCACTCGGAGCCCTTCTACCCCATCCCCCCAACAGGCGGATAGTGGTCTTAATTCCCAGGTTGTGGGAAACTAG
- the LOC101159522 gene encoding olfactory receptor 52A5 isoform X3: MQNLTDLPFNATPPSSLSVIIKNTTLILAAMSLERYVAIFYPLQRPAAWRSERIWIMVVSLWFISFVFPIIEFALKSGNPAVLGLTTPVLCKATTINSSLIQTLFRAAVSVLFFAVVAFIILFTYVRILLETRKLRQDRLSVRRAMHTVLLHGFQLLLCILAFTSPITESLVVLHTVWTREDIAFFNYFCFILVPRFLSPLIYGFRDQVLRSHMVKNFLFCSKNIKPFFKH; encoded by the exons ATGCAGAATCTGACTGACCTTCCTTTCAATGCAACTCCTCCAAGTAGTCTGTCTGTTATCATCAAG AACACCACCTTGATCCTGGCTGCAATGTCGCTGGAGCGTTACGTTGCCATCTTCTACCCCTTGCAGCGCCCGGCCGCTTGGCGTTCAGAACGTATCTGGATAATGGTCGTGTCCCTGTGGTTTATCAGCTTCGTCTTTCCCATCATTGAGTTTGCCTTGAAGAGCGGAAACCCCGCCGTGTTGGGCCTCACAACCCCAGTGCTGTGCAAAGCCACTACCATCAACTCATCGCTCATCCAGACGCTGTTCAGAGCCGCCGTGAGTGTGCTCTTCTTTGCAGTGGTGgccttcatcatcctcttcacCTATGTGAGAATTCTGCTGGAGACGAGGAAGCTGAGGCAGGACCGGCTCTCTGTGAGGAGAGCCATGCACACTGTGCTCCTGCATGGctttcagctgctgctctgcattctGGCTTTCACTAGCCCCATCACAGAGAGCCTCGTAGTGCTGCACACAGTCTGGACGAGGGAGGACATTGCCTTTTTCAACTACTTCTGCTTTATTCTGGTCCCACGTTTCCTCAGCCCGCTCATCTATGGCTTCAGGGATCAGGTTCTCAGGAGCCACATGGTGAAAAACTTCCTCTTCTGCTCCAAAAACATCAAACCCTTCTTCAagcattga
- the LOC101159522 gene encoding olfactory receptor 52A5 isoform X2, with protein MQNLTDLPFNATPPSSLSVIIKILSSVLLFLCVMAQVKFAVVLCVPLLVISTATFQNTTLILAAMSLERYVAIFYPLQRPAAWRSERIWIMVVSLWFISFVFPIIEFALKSGNPAVLGLTTPVLCKATTINSSLIQTLFRAAVSVLFFAVVAFIILFTYVRILLETRKLRQDRLSVRRAMHTVLLHGFQLLLCILAFTSPITESLVVLHTVWTREDIAFFNYFCFILVPRFLSPLIYGFRDQVLRSHMVKNFLFCSKNIKPFFKH; from the exons ATGCAGAATCTGACTGACCTTCCTTTCAATGCAACTCCTCCAAGTAGTCTGTCTGTTATCATCAAG ATCCTGTCCTCTGTGCTGCTCTTCCTCTGTGTCATGGCTCAAGTGAAATTTGCTGTGGTGCTCTGTGTCCCTCTGCTTGTTATATCCACTGCCACTTTCCAGAACACCACCTTGATCCTGGCTGCAATGTCGCTGGAGCGTTACGTTGCCATCTTCTACCCCTTGCAGCGCCCGGCCGCTTGGCGTTCAGAACGTATCTGGATAATGGTCGTGTCCCTGTGGTTTATCAGCTTCGTCTTTCCCATCATTGAGTTTGCCTTGAAGAGCGGAAACCCCGCCGTGTTGGGCCTCACAACCCCAGTGCTGTGCAAAGCCACTACCATCAACTCATCGCTCATCCAGACGCTGTTCAGAGCCGCCGTGAGTGTGCTCTTCTTTGCAGTGGTGgccttcatcatcctcttcacCTATGTGAGAATTCTGCTGGAGACGAGGAAGCTGAGGCAGGACCGGCTCTCTGTGAGGAGAGCCATGCACACTGTGCTCCTGCATGGctttcagctgctgctctgcattctGGCTTTCACTAGCCCCATCACAGAGAGCCTCGTAGTGCTGCACACAGTCTGGACGAGGGAGGACATTGCCTTTTTCAACTACTTCTGCTTTATTCTGGTCCCACGTTTCCTCAGCCCGCTCATCTATGGCTTCAGGGATCAGGTTCTCAGGAGCCACATGGTGAAAAACTTCCTCTTCTGCTCCAAAAACATCAAACCCTTCTTCAagcattga
- the LOC101159522 gene encoding olfactory receptor 2AJ1 isoform X1, translating into MQLLQVVCLLSSRQFMETSRYVLFAHMLINDTLQILSSVLLFLCVMAQVKFAVVLCVPLLVISTATFQNTTLILAAMSLERYVAIFYPLQRPAAWRSERIWIMVVSLWFISFVFPIIEFALKSGNPAVLGLTTPVLCKATTINSSLIQTLFRAAVSVLFFAVVAFIILFTYVRILLETRKLRQDRLSVRRAMHTVLLHGFQLLLCILAFTSPITESLVVLHTVWTREDIAFFNYFCFILVPRFLSPLIYGFRDQVLRSHMVKNFLFCSKNIKPFFKH; encoded by the exons ATGCAACTCCTCCAAGTAGTCTGTCTGTTATCATCAAG GCAGTTCATGGAGACTTCCCGTTATGTCCTGTTTGCTCACATGCTGATCAATGACACCCTGCAGATCCTGTCCTCTGTGCTGCTCTTCCTCTGTGTCATGGCTCAAGTGAAATTTGCTGTGGTGCTCTGTGTCCCTCTGCTTGTTATATCCACTGCCACTTTCCAGAACACCACCTTGATCCTGGCTGCAATGTCGCTGGAGCGTTACGTTGCCATCTTCTACCCCTTGCAGCGCCCGGCCGCTTGGCGTTCAGAACGTATCTGGATAATGGTCGTGTCCCTGTGGTTTATCAGCTTCGTCTTTCCCATCATTGAGTTTGCCTTGAAGAGCGGAAACCCCGCCGTGTTGGGCCTCACAACCCCAGTGCTGTGCAAAGCCACTACCATCAACTCATCGCTCATCCAGACGCTGTTCAGAGCCGCCGTGAGTGTGCTCTTCTTTGCAGTGGTGgccttcatcatcctcttcacCTATGTGAGAATTCTGCTGGAGACGAGGAAGCTGAGGCAGGACCGGCTCTCTGTGAGGAGAGCCATGCACACTGTGCTCCTGCATGGctttcagctgctgctctgcattctGGCTTTCACTAGCCCCATCACAGAGAGCCTCGTAGTGCTGCACACAGTCTGGACGAGGGAGGACATTGCCTTTTTCAACTACTTCTGCTTTATTCTGGTCCCACGTTTCCTCAGCCCGCTCATCTATGGCTTCAGGGATCAGGTTCTCAGGAGCCACATGGTGAAAAACTTCCTCTTCTGCTCCAAAAACATCAAACCCTTCTTCAagcattga
- the p4ha3 gene encoding prolyl 4-hydroxylase subunit alpha-3, with protein MKHPAKMFLLWAFVIAVLLLGCGAEMFTSLQNVKQAISVERKLMENLKTYIDQELERLEDIKRFHAKVSNLHAELYNSPAAAMANPLVSYTLIKRLRSEWLNVVYSNEALENLQALRSSYEEEEADLPKTEDLQGAAKGLMRLQDVYALQVSSLVRGLFRRVTDGKATDVYMPVVSILLSGDDCFLIGKVAYEQEDYYHSVPWLEESVRLFRLAGGKWSPENEGTLEDALDHLAFSHFKTGNISYALSLSHELLHYDPTNGRVLLNVEKYENLLVAAGPTRSVGLRRPTSTYLSTRDTYERLCRTQGSQPIHFENPRLYCDYFTNNNPALLLLPVKREVLSLQPYVVIYHNFITDREAEEIKGFAQPALRRSVVASGENQATVEYRISKSAWLKGSESCIVGKLDQRISMLTGLNVRPPYAEYLQVVNYGIGGHYEPHFDHATSPSSPVFKLKTGNRVATFMIYLSSVEAGGSTAFIYANFSVPVLKKAAIFWWNLHRNGRGDAETLHAGCPVLIGDKWVANKWVHEYGQEFQHRCSLNPEE; from the exons ATGAAGCATCCTGCCAAAATGTTCCTTCTTTGGGCTTTTGTGATCGCTGTTCTACTCCTCGGGTGTGGAGCAGAAATGTTCACCTCTCTGCAGAACGTCAAACAGGCGATTAGTGTTGAACGGAAACTAATGGAGAACTTGAAAACCTACATTGATCAGGAGCTGGAGAGACTGGAAGACATCAAACG CTTTCATGCCAAAGTGTCCAATCTCCATGCAGAACTTTATAATAGTCCGGCGGCCGCCATGGCAAACCCACTGGTGTCCTACACACTCATCAAGCGCCTGCGTTCAGAGTGGCTGAATGTTGTCTACAGCAATGAAGCCCTGGAGAACCTACAAG CCCTCAGGTCCAGCTACGAGGAGGAAGAGGCCGATCTGCCCAAAACAGAAGATCTCCAGGGGGCTGCAAAGGGGCTGATGAGGCTACAAGATGTGTACGCTCTCCAAGTTTCCAGTCTGGTCAGGGGACTTTTCCGGAGAGTCACTGATGGAAAAGCGACAGATGTTTACATGCCTGTTGTGTCCATCCTGTTGTCTGGTGATGACTGTTTTCTGATTGGAAAG GTGGCCTATGAGCAAGAGGACTATTATCACTCTGTGCCGTGGTTGGAAGAGTCAGTTCGTCTCTTCAGACTAGCAGGAGGAAAGTGGAGCCCTGAGAATGAAGGAACATTAGAGGATGCTCTGGATCACCTGGCCTTCTCCCATTTTAAA ACAGGGAACATCTCCTATGCTCTGAGTCTGTCCCACGAGCTATTGCACTACG atcCAACCAATGGAAGAGTTTTGCTGAACGTTGAGAAATATGAGAATCTGCTTGTTGCTGCAGGTCCAACCAGAAGTGTTGGATTGAGAAGACCTACCTCCACTTATTTAAGCACCAGGGACACTTATGAAAGACTCTGCCGAACCCAGGGCTCTCAG CCCATCCATTTTGAAAACCCCAGATTATACTGTGATTACTTCACCAACAACAACCCAGCGCTCCTATTGCTGCCAGTGAAACGAGAGGTGCTGAGTCTGCAGCCTTATGTGGTGATTTACCACAACTTCATCACTGACAGAGAGGCTGAGGAGATCAAGGGGTTTGCCCAGCCTGCA TTGAGGAGATCTGTGGTGGCATCCGGTGAAAATCAAGCAACAGTAGAGTATCGAATCAGCAAGAG TGCATGGTTGAAAGGATCAGAGAGCTGCATTGTTGGAAAGCTGGACCAGAGAATCTCGATGCTCACTGGTCTGAACGTGAGGCCTCCCTACGCCGAGTACCTTCAAGTGGTGAATTATGGAATCGGAGGGCATTACGAGCCTCACTTTGACCATGCCACA TCGCCTTCCAGCCCGGTGTTCAAACTGAAAACGGGGAATCGAGTGGCGACCTTCATGATTTAC CTCAGCTCTGTTGAGGCTGGTGGGTCCACAGCTTTCATCTATGCCAACTTCAGTGTTCCCGTCCTGAAG AAAGCTGCCATCTTCTGGTGGAACCTGCACAGGAATGGTCGGGGTGATGCGGAAACCCTGCATGCTGGATGTCCAGTGCTTATTGGGGACAAATGGG TGGCAAACAAATGGGTCCATGAGTACGGCCAGGAGTTTCAACATCGCTGTAGCCTGAATCCTGAAGAATGA